In Atribacterota bacterium, the genomic window ATAATATCTGGTTAGAGGTGAAAAGAGAAAAATTCAGGGGTACTGTGAAGCTATTAATGAGTTTACAATATCCTCACATTGCTATTATTTCCGGTCATGATACCGGCGAAACCATTGAACTGGTTTATCTTTTTTCCCTCTTTTATGGAGAGAAATTTAAAGAAATTTCAATTAATGTCAAGGTGAGATTAGAGAGAAAGAATCCAGCTATCGAGAGTATAACTGATTTAATTCCTGGAGCTCAAACAACAGAAAGGGAAATTAAAGAGATGTTGGGAGTAGAATTCATAGGACTTCCGGATATGCGAAATATCTTTTTACCATACGATTTCCCTAAAAATGTTTTTCCCTTCCGAAAAGATCAAAAAGGCTTGGACGAACTCGTTCCAAAGGAAAGTTGAGGTGATTATAGTTGAGTAAATCTACTTATAAGGTACCCATCGGGCCTATTCATCCGTCATTGGAAGAACCAATGACCTTCAATTTTGAGATATCCGGCGAAAGAATTCAGTCGGTAGATTTAGCACCGGGTGATAATCATCGGGGTATCGAATTTATGGGAAGAAATAGAAATAT contains:
- a CDS encoding NADH-quinone oxidoreductase subunit C, translated to MEYYNAQELLSFLEENLKENILEIRLESRKAGIKQEEFHNIWLEVKREKFRGTVKLLMSLQYPHIAIISGHDTGETIELVYLFSLFYGEKFKEISINVKVRLERKNPAIESITDLIPGAQTTEREIKEMLGVEFIGLPDMRNIFLPYDFPKNVFPFRKDQKGLDELVPKES